GTTGGCTGAGAAGCAACGCTGGAACAGTGTCTCCTGACCGAGCGTATGGAATGTGGAACGGCGCATACCGCCTATTTCCGACACTGGTTCGGTGGAGATACAGTCCTCCACAGTGATGCGTGATGCCGTGGGCTGGAGTATCACCGCACTTCCGGCAAAATGCTTGAAATCGACCTGGCGCACCCAGCAGTTCTCGGCGTTCGACACGCTTATGCCGTCCCAGCAATGGTCCTCATCCTTGGGGTACTTCCTGTTGTAGTCCGATACGAGCGAGAGGTATTCGACACCCACATCCGAGATACGTCCTTTCCAGGTGTAGGTGAGCAGCTGTGATGCTCCCCATGTGCTGTCGAGAGCCATGCTCACAGGCGAGTCGATGGTGACCCCACTGCCGTTCACAGCTGATATGCTGCGGTCCCATCTCATATCCACATCACCGGGCTTCCATCCGAGGGCACTGATGCCGCCTCCGAAGATGTCGCAACCGAGCGATGCTATCCACTCTTTGGATGAGGGGCGCAGGATGAAGGCGCGATCGCCTGCCTTGAGTTTTCCGGCACCGTCGACGCTGAATGCTGTGCTGTTGACAGGGACGTAGCCTGATGTGATGCTGACTGTATCGGTGACAACCGGATCATAGACCCCCTCCACATAGAGGAGCGCGCCGCGGTCGGAGCCGTTTTTCCTGATGGTGGTGACACCTTCACCCATGCCGCGGAGCACTATGCCCGATGCCGAGATGCGCAGGCTCCCGCTGATTTCAAACTCCCCCTTGTCGAGAAGCACTGTTCCGCGGAATCCGTCTTTGCCTACAGGCAGAGACGAGGCATAGTCGATGGCTCGCTGTATGCGTTCGGTGTTGTCGCCTGCTTTCCATGGCACCGACACCACCACTTTGTTTATGTCGGGTATGGGGGTCGACGAATTACGGTAACCGCAATAGGAGTAGTCCAGAATGCGGTTGCCCTGCGCATCGGTCTCATATATGAGCTTACCGTCCTTTACCTGGAGAGGGAAACCCTCTGCGGAAAATGACAGTAATGCAAGGCAGGCAAGGCCTAATTGAAGTGATTTATTCATTTTTTGTTCAGCCTGCGGCTGATGATGTTAATAGGATTATGGTATGATGTACTTTGTCCTGCATGAATATAAAAGCAGGGAGGGGGCACGCCCCCTCCGCTCATTTTTTTATAGGATTCCGTTCCTTAGATCTCGCCTCCGCGGGCTTTGATGCGCTTATACCACTCCTCACGTTCCTTGGTCAGATTGTAGCCGCGTCCGGTGAGGTAGTTGTTGATTCTGCCCTTGTACTTTCCGAAAGCATCATGCTTCATTTTGGAGTTTTCGGCATCGATGGCAAGTTCGCGGGCCTCTATGAGCCATGCCATTATCTGCGCTTTCTCCTCATCCGTGAGGGTAGGGATCATGTCAAGGTGAGAATCGTAGGTGACCTTTAACACTCCATAGGTCATGCCGTCCTTCACAGCTTCGATCTGTTCGGGAGTGAGATAGAGCGACAGATCGGCGGGAAACTCGAAGTGAGAGCGGTAGAGAGCCGCGTCCTTCTCGTTCTGGGCTGCCTGTACAGCCTGATTCTTGGCATCGCCTGTAAGAGTCTCCTTGGCTGCCTTCACTTTGGCGTCGCGTGCCTCATAGATGTCGTTGAGCTTGAAATAGCGGTTGGCGACAATATTGGTCACCTCCTTAGCCTTGGCGGCATCATCGATACCGAGCTTGTCGACAATCTTCTGTGAACGTTTCACGATCGACTCCACGTAGGCAGGGTCACGCCC
The sequence above is drawn from the Duncaniella freteri genome and encodes:
- a CDS encoding DUF3826 domain-containing protein, which gives rise to MKKYILGLLLGAFAMNAWAVDLKTEGRDPAYVESIVKRSQKIVDKLGIDDAAKAKEVTNIVANRYFKLNDIYEARDAKVKAAKETLTGDAKNQAVQAAQNEKDAALYRSHFEFPADLSLYLTPEQIEAVKDGMTYGVLKVTYDSHLDMIPTLTDEEKAQIMAWLIEARELAIDAENSKMKHDAFGKYKGRINNYLTGRGYNLTKEREEWYKRIKARGGEI